In Blastopirellula sp. J2-11, a single genomic region encodes these proteins:
- a CDS encoding ABC transporter ATP-binding protein: MSDLDVVSLRKEYPTRGEPLVVLQQAGLSLNAGENLAILGPSGSGKSTLLYCLGALESPTSGSVTLDEQNPFDLAEPQLADFRNRKIGFIFQDHHLLPQLSVLENVLVPTLASGAATSELVERAKYLIERVGLTSRISHRPAELSGGERQRVAVARSLIHQPRLLLADEPTGNLDRTNAETIGRLLLDLQAQENAMLIAVTHSMELAEMFAARRSLDDGRLT, translated from the coding sequence ATGTCCGATCTCGACGTTGTTTCACTGCGTAAAGAATATCCGACCCGCGGCGAACCGCTGGTCGTGCTTCAGCAAGCCGGTCTGTCGCTGAATGCCGGCGAAAATCTGGCGATCCTGGGGCCGAGCGGTTCCGGCAAAAGTACGCTGCTCTACTGTCTCGGCGCGCTCGAGTCGCCGACAAGCGGCAGCGTGACGCTCGACGAACAAAATCCGTTTGACCTGGCCGAGCCGCAACTGGCCGATTTCCGCAATCGCAAAATTGGGTTCATCTTTCAGGATCATCATCTGCTGCCGCAGTTGTCGGTGCTGGAGAATGTGTTGGTGCCGACATTGGCCAGCGGCGCTGCGACCAGCGAATTGGTGGAGCGGGCCAAGTATCTCATCGAACGAGTCGGACTCACCTCGCGAATCAGTCATCGACCGGCCGAACTGTCTGGGGGCGAGCGACAACGGGTCGCCGTCGCACGCAGTTTGATTCATCAGCCGCGTCTGCTGTTGGCGGATGAGCCGACCGGTAATCTCGATCGAACCAACGCCGAAACGATCGGCCGGCTGTTGCTCGATTTGCAGGCGCAAGAGAACGCGATGCTGATCGCGGTGACGCATAGCATGGAGTTGGCCGAGATGTTCGCCGCGCGGCGAAGTCTCGACGATGGACGTCTTACCTAA
- a CDS encoding FtsX-like permease family protein — MDQMRLALRSARYYFSINLAVGLGVAAATAVLTGALLVGDSVQGSLRDLSLDRLGDVTHVVLADRFFAQDRATQLASGNERTAPMILLRGSVEHAGGDNLRLAGGVSIFGVDDSFWKLNPQSKPPKFDGDNSIILNAPLAAELNVAVGDEVAIRLPSSNDVPADSPLGKKSGRVRGIPRLKVAAIIPAQGLGRFGLFPNQQAPLNAFVPLPLLEDSLDQPNKANAILVAAHDPQQTAAELANKLTLSLDDFGYRFDQVRQEFTAEGEDPQTIFDYYQLSSSRMIFGDAAEAAILQAAGPQAFSIFTYLATSIEKKATDDEAIPYSTVTALDPASLAYPLLDATGEPIRMLAEDQIILNSWSAEQLGAAIGDRIEIAYFEPESSHGIAKETSHQFQVAAITPLTQPDSPASRRGPAEFDQPPTTANDPDLTPEVEGITDQDSIDDWDPPFPFDNRRIRGVDDEYWENYRTTPKAYVSLSAGKKLWGSRFGDATSIRIPVAAMAKEKLIADVEAALNQRKEELGFRFLLARQNALRAASGTTPFNGLFLGFSMFIIAAALMLTLLLFQLGVDQRARQIGLEAAVGLRMKAIRAMLLIEATIVASLGGLLGVILGVGYAWVMLYGLRTWWVAAVVTPFLQLHLDNPATLLIGLTSGVFASLGAILWALRRLRKTSPRALLAGQTASSQDQQPGQGRWMIYVGGALIAASIGLAVLATTLAGEAQAGAFFGAGAAMLAALMFLERRYLQWRATERSAGVGFQLSQLALSNAARNPGRSTLTIGLVGAASFLIIAISSFRLAPTESGTGGVDLIAESTQPIFHDLNSPAGRYDQGFRETDEPLLAKTSILAMRMQPGDDASCLNLYQSNSPRVLGATPQMISHYSQEGAAQFEWAGTVATTPEAKANPWLVLEKSADGENAPIPCALDKNTAMYALHLFGGVGETFETTDPDGRTTQYQVAGLLSNSILQGSLIVSEQNLLDRFPDTSGYRMFLIQTPPGETEQVASVLEDRLSEDGFDATDAKQTLIDLLAVQNTYLSTFQSLGALGLLLGTFGLATVQARNVIERRGELALLQAAGFRRNRLVRLVLLENAALLCAGLGTGVLAALVAVLPHMLFGAAGVPWGTLTVMLGLIFVVGLIAGLWTARSSLRTPLIPALRGE, encoded by the coding sequence ATGGATCAAATGCGACTTGCGCTTCGCAGCGCACGTTATTATTTTTCGATCAACCTGGCGGTTGGACTGGGCGTCGCCGCGGCGACCGCGGTTCTGACCGGAGCGCTGCTGGTCGGCGATTCGGTTCAGGGGAGTCTGCGGGACTTGTCGTTGGATCGTTTGGGAGACGTAACGCACGTCGTCTTGGCGGATCGCTTTTTTGCGCAGGATCGAGCGACGCAACTCGCCTCTGGAAACGAACGGACGGCGCCGATGATCTTGCTCCGCGGCAGCGTCGAACATGCCGGCGGCGACAATCTGCGTCTGGCCGGCGGCGTCTCGATCTTTGGCGTGGACGATTCGTTTTGGAAGCTGAACCCGCAGTCGAAACCGCCGAAGTTCGACGGCGACAACTCGATCATTCTGAATGCGCCATTAGCGGCCGAGCTGAACGTCGCCGTGGGAGATGAAGTCGCGATTCGCTTGCCTTCGTCCAACGATGTGCCGGCCGATAGTCCGCTGGGGAAGAAGTCAGGCCGCGTAAGGGGAATTCCACGGTTGAAAGTTGCGGCGATCATTCCGGCCCAAGGATTGGGGAGATTCGGGCTGTTTCCGAATCAACAGGCGCCGCTCAATGCCTTCGTTCCGCTCCCTTTGCTGGAAGATTCGCTGGACCAACCGAACAAAGCGAACGCGATTCTGGTCGCCGCGCATGACCCCCAGCAAACCGCCGCAGAGTTGGCGAACAAGTTGACGCTCTCCTTGGATGATTTCGGCTATCGCTTCGATCAAGTGCGACAAGAGTTCACGGCGGAAGGGGAAGACCCGCAAACGATTTTCGACTACTACCAACTCAGTTCGTCGCGAATGATCTTTGGCGATGCGGCGGAAGCAGCGATCTTACAAGCGGCGGGCCCGCAAGCATTTTCGATCTTTACCTATTTGGCGACGTCGATCGAAAAGAAAGCGACCGACGACGAAGCGATTCCTTATTCGACCGTGACGGCGCTCGACCCGGCGTCGTTGGCCTATCCGCTGCTTGATGCCACCGGCGAACCGATACGAATGCTGGCGGAGGATCAAATCATCTTGAACTCCTGGTCCGCCGAGCAACTGGGGGCCGCGATTGGTGATCGGATCGAGATCGCCTACTTTGAGCCGGAGAGTTCGCACGGAATCGCCAAAGAGACATCGCACCAGTTTCAAGTAGCGGCGATTACGCCTTTAACGCAGCCTGATAGTCCGGCCTCGCGAAGAGGTCCGGCCGAGTTCGACCAGCCGCCGACCACGGCGAACGATCCAGACCTGACGCCGGAAGTGGAAGGGATCACCGATCAAGATTCGATTGACGATTGGGATCCGCCGTTTCCGTTCGACAATCGTCGGATCCGTGGAGTCGATGACGAATATTGGGAGAACTATCGCACCACGCCGAAGGCCTATGTTTCGCTGAGCGCCGGCAAAAAACTGTGGGGAAGTCGGTTCGGCGACGCGACGTCGATACGGATACCGGTTGCGGCGATGGCGAAAGAAAAACTGATCGCCGATGTCGAAGCCGCGCTCAATCAGCGCAAAGAGGAACTTGGTTTCCGCTTTTTGCTCGCTCGCCAGAATGCGCTGCGAGCGGCTAGCGGTACGACGCCGTTCAACGGATTGTTCCTCGGTTTCAGCATGTTCATTATTGCGGCGGCGCTGATGCTGACTTTGCTGCTGTTCCAATTAGGCGTTGACCAGCGAGCACGTCAAATAGGACTGGAAGCGGCGGTTGGTTTGCGAATGAAAGCGATTCGCGCGATGTTGCTGATCGAAGCGACGATAGTCGCTTCGTTGGGCGGACTGTTGGGGGTGATCCTGGGCGTTGGTTATGCCTGGGTGATGCTGTATGGACTACGCACGTGGTGGGTCGCGGCGGTGGTGACGCCGTTCTTGCAGTTGCATCTTGATAATCCAGCGACGCTGCTGATTGGATTGACGAGCGGCGTATTCGCTTCGTTGGGCGCCATTCTTTGGGCGCTGCGGCGATTGCGGAAAACATCACCACGAGCTTTATTAGCAGGGCAAACCGCGTCGTCGCAAGATCAACAACCGGGACAAGGCCGTTGGATGATTTATGTCGGCGGAGCTCTGATTGCGGCTTCGATCGGATTAGCGGTATTGGCGACCACGTTAGCAGGCGAAGCTCAAGCCGGCGCCTTCTTTGGCGCTGGAGCCGCGATGCTGGCGGCGCTGATGTTTCTGGAGCGGCGATATCTGCAGTGGCGCGCGACCGAACGTTCTGCTGGCGTTGGTTTCCAACTATCGCAGTTGGCGCTAAGCAACGCGGCGCGCAATCCGGGACGGAGTACGTTGACGATTGGACTGGTCGGCGCGGCGTCGTTTTTGATCATCGCGATCAGCAGCTTTCGTTTGGCGCCGACCGAAAGCGGAACCGGCGGCGTGGACTTGATCGCCGAAAGCACGCAGCCGATCTTCCACGACCTGAATTCGCCGGCCGGCCGTTACGATCAAGGATTTCGCGAAACCGACGAACCGCTGCTGGCGAAAACGTCTATCTTGGCGATGCGGATGCAACCGGGGGACGATGCAAGTTGCTTGAACTTGTATCAGTCGAACAGTCCACGCGTGCTGGGGGCGACGCCGCAGATGATCTCCCACTACTCGCAAGAGGGCGCGGCGCAGTTTGAGTGGGCGGGAACCGTGGCGACAACGCCAGAAGCGAAGGCGAATCCATGGTTGGTGTTGGAGAAATCGGCCGATGGCGAGAACGCGCCGATACCCTGCGCGCTTGATAAGAACACGGCGATGTATGCGCTCCATCTGTTTGGCGGCGTCGGTGAAACCTTCGAGACGACTGATCCGGATGGACGGACCACCCAATACCAGGTCGCCGGGCTCCTTTCGAACAGCATTCTGCAGGGAAGCTTGATCGTCAGCGAACAGAATTTGCTCGATCGCTTTCCCGATACCAGCGGCTACCGGATGTTTTTGATTCAAACGCCGCCGGGAGAAACCGAACAGGTCGCATCCGTGTTGGAAGATCGTTTGAGCGAAGATGGATTTGACGCGACCGATGCAAAGCAGACATTGATCGACTTGTTAGCGGTGCAGAATACGTATCTCTCGACGTTTCAAAGTCTTGGCGCACTTGGGCTGTTGCTCGGAACCTTTGGGTTGGCGACGGTTCAGGCACGCAACGTGATCGAACGGCGCGGCGAACTTGCGTTGCTGCAAGCGGCCGGATTTCGCCGCAATCGTTTGGTGCGGCTCGTGCTGCTAGAAAACGCGGCGCTGTTGTGCGCCGGACTAGGAACCGGCGTCTTGGCGGCCCTGGTCGCGGTCTTGCCGCACATGCTGTTTGGCGCTGCCGGCGTTCCGTGGGGAACTTTGACGGTGATGTTGGGACTGATCTTTGTGGTTGGCTTGATCGCAGGGCTATGGACCGCGCGATCTTCCTTGCGAACGCCGCTGATTCCCGCTTTACGCGGCGAGTAA
- a CDS encoding acyl-CoA thioesterase, protein MPEVYHTKRRVEFRDTDAAGIMHFSAFAVYMEQVEHEFLRHVGLSVHTPDGDATISWPRVSIRCDFQSPVRFEDEIDISIVVKKMGAKSVTYGFKFTHDGRPVATGETTAVCCRIYHALPPQSIETPVWFRDKITPYLVA, encoded by the coding sequence ATGCCTGAGGTTTACCACACAAAGCGACGGGTCGAATTTCGTGACACCGACGCCGCCGGCATCATGCACTTCTCGGCGTTCGCCGTGTACATGGAACAAGTCGAGCACGAGTTCCTACGGCATGTCGGGCTATCGGTCCATACGCCGGACGGCGACGCGACGATCAGTTGGCCGCGGGTCTCGATCCGCTGCGACTTTCAAAGTCCGGTTCGATTTGAAGACGAGATCGATATTTCGATCGTCGTGAAAAAGATGGGCGCCAAAAGCGTGACGTACGGATTCAAGTTCACGCATGACGGTCGACCAGTCGCAACCGGCGAAACGACCGCTGTTTGCTGCCGTATTTATCATGCGCTGCCGCCGCAGTCGATCGAAACGCCTGTTTGGTTTCGCGACAAGATCACCCCTTATCTTGTCGCCTAG
- a CDS encoding MazG nucleotide pyrophosphohydrolase domain-containing protein, with the protein MNQEPAPPVDVSLGQFQKLIRDMYFEKDQTRGVEGTFMWLMEEVGELSSALRGGTHEERVGEFADVLAWLTTIANVAGVDLADAVNQKYGSGCPGCGQFLCVCDDAEKP; encoded by the coding sequence GTGAACCAAGAACCTGCGCCGCCGGTCGACGTCAGCTTGGGTCAATTTCAAAAATTGATCCGCGACATGTACTTTGAAAAGGACCAGACCCGTGGGGTCGAAGGGACCTTCATGTGGCTGATGGAGGAGGTGGGCGAGCTCTCGTCAGCGCTGCGCGGCGGGACGCATGAAGAGCGTGTCGGCGAGTTTGCGGACGTGCTGGCCTGGCTGACCACCATCGCCAATGTCGCTGGAGTCGATCTGGCCGACGCCGTAAATCAGAAATATGGGAGCGGCTGTCCAGGTTGTGGACAATTTCTGTGCGTCTGCGATGACGCCGAAAAGCCGTAA
- the rpsR gene encoding 30S ribosomal protein S18, which yields MKPANRFKARKRAKTKARVTRKDPIFVDGKRPRPMFVDYKDVELLKKLTNRHGRIVGRRKSGCTAVSQHAVTQAIKRARFMALLPYVKD from the coding sequence ATGAAGCCTGCCAACCGATTCAAGGCTCGTAAACGGGCGAAGACCAAAGCCCGCGTCACACGCAAAGACCCGATCTTCGTCGACGGCAAACGCCCGCGACCGATGTTCGTGGACTACAAAGACGTTGAGCTGCTGAAAAAGCTGACCAATCGCCATGGCCGGATCGTCGGTCGTCGCAAGAGCGGTTGCACCGCGGTCAGCCAACATGCTGTGACGCAGGCGATCAAACGCGCCCGATTCATGGCTTTGCTGCCGTACGTGAAGGACTAA
- a CDS encoding prenyltransferase/squalene oxidase repeat-containing protein: MSPRTIGGALMNNYLPELTVRIAMGLGEVDAEIRDRHTRFIAARQQADGGFGGREGPSDLYYTSFALRSLAILGELHGDLADRACDFLRSKLGGQETIVDFLSLIYGAGLLENSAGVEVFAGAADDWRSQVAAALEKLRRDDGGYAKGELGSASSTYHTFLVLLCLQLIERPIVQPARIRDFLLSQEADDGGFREIRASKRAGTNPTAAAIGALRIIDGLDQEVADGAIDFLLEMQNDEGGLRANTRIPIADLLSTFTGCLTLTDLGALHEIDTAAAMRYVEGLQQPDGGFFGAVWDEVADVEYTFYGLGGLAILHP, encoded by the coding sequence TTGTCGCCTAGAACAATCGGGGGCGCGCTGATGAACAACTATCTGCCGGAATTGACGGTCCGCATTGCGATGGGGCTGGGCGAAGTAGACGCCGAGATCCGTGATCGCCACACGCGCTTTATCGCCGCACGGCAACAAGCTGATGGCGGGTTCGGCGGACGCGAAGGCCCCAGTGATCTCTATTACACTTCGTTCGCGCTCCGCTCATTGGCGATCCTGGGCGAGTTGCACGGCGATCTGGCGGACCGCGCATGTGACTTTTTGCGATCGAAACTCGGCGGACAAGAGACGATTGTCGACTTTCTTTCGCTGATCTATGGCGCCGGTCTGCTGGAAAATAGTGCCGGAGTCGAAGTCTTCGCCGGCGCCGCCGACGATTGGCGATCGCAAGTCGCTGCGGCGCTTGAGAAATTGCGCCGCGATGACGGCGGTTACGCCAAAGGAGAGCTTGGTTCGGCCAGCAGCACCTATCACACTTTCTTGGTGCTCCTCTGTTTGCAACTGATTGAGCGGCCGATTGTGCAGCCAGCGCGAATTCGCGATTTTCTGCTTTCCCAAGAAGCGGACGATGGCGGCTTTCGCGAGATTCGAGCGAGTAAGCGAGCCGGCACCAATCCTACCGCCGCCGCGATCGGCGCGCTGCGGATTATTGATGGGTTGGATCAAGAAGTGGCCGACGGTGCGATCGACTTTTTGCTCGAAATGCAAAATGACGAAGGAGGACTGCGAGCCAACACGCGGATTCCGATCGCCGATCTGCTGAGCACGTTTACCGGTTGTCTGACGTTGACCGATCTGGGGGCGCTGCACGAGATCGACACCGCCGCAGCGATGCGTTACGTTGAAGGTCTACAACAACCTGACGGCGGCTTCTTTGGCGCCGTTTGGGACGAAGTCGCCGATGTCGAATATACGTTTTACGGCTTAGGCGGCCTCGCGATCTTGCATCCTTAG
- a CDS encoding DUF11 domain-containing protein: MKFRNLRQLALLASALGLLTIPACQITDVKTTYGPTKPMSGMSFHEAAPDVTPETPPAPQYAAAQPAEVPPVENQYPIQLTSGEEPANVPPPEHYYQAVAPIAQPTSGMPCPSGPCGPGYGNCGPGGNCGPGAYGCYPVTSYDTTPPCWPEDEYIYDGGDRNQQTMIGADFSIRGFDIEDTVAHYDTLDGQRKVTPSNRVCVYAPRFAAVRKIYGLSAGLKNQRLVASRADLELQSQNHNGIATNINQPVQPERNLGARTATIFRDRTMGVGLENRQILIQFVKEFQAYEDFSIMKVGVYDASQKARLATSIQNAIAWTENQAVQVTIEGQQAHEGTYELNPQEAVMFDLDGKPCLRIVKAASTDDALPGDIVEFTLRFDNLGDQRVGNVTIIDNLSPRLELVEGSAQCNIDAEFITQPNEKESLILRWEIKDSLEVGEGGVCRFKCRVR, translated from the coding sequence ATGAAATTTCGGAACTTGCGACAACTCGCTTTGCTGGCCTCGGCGCTGGGATTGCTGACGATCCCGGCTTGTCAAATCACCGACGTCAAAACGACGTACGGACCGACGAAGCCGATGTCTGGCATGAGTTTTCACGAAGCGGCGCCCGACGTGACGCCCGAAACGCCGCCCGCGCCGCAATATGCGGCTGCGCAGCCTGCCGAAGTTCCGCCGGTCGAAAATCAATATCCCATTCAATTGACTTCCGGTGAAGAACCGGCCAACGTTCCGCCTCCAGAACATTACTACCAAGCGGTAGCGCCGATCGCCCAGCCAACTTCCGGCATGCCTTGCCCCAGCGGACCATGCGGACCTGGCTATGGAAATTGCGGACCCGGTGGAAATTGCGGCCCCGGCGCCTACGGCTGCTATCCAGTCACGTCGTACGACACGACCCCTCCTTGCTGGCCCGAAGACGAATACATCTACGATGGCGGCGATCGCAATCAACAAACGATGATCGGCGCCGACTTCAGCATTCGCGGTTTCGACATTGAAGACACCGTCGCTCACTACGATACGCTCGACGGCCAGCGGAAGGTGACTCCCAGCAATCGCGTTTGCGTTTATGCGCCTCGCTTCGCCGCAGTTCGCAAGATCTACGGGCTGTCGGCCGGCCTTAAAAACCAACGTCTGGTCGCGAGCCGCGCCGACCTGGAACTGCAAAGTCAAAACCACAACGGCATTGCGACCAACATCAATCAACCGGTGCAGCCAGAGCGAAACCTCGGCGCCAGAACCGCGACGATCTTCCGCGATCGCACCATGGGCGTTGGGCTCGAAAATCGCCAGATCTTGATCCAGTTTGTCAAAGAGTTCCAAGCCTACGAAGACTTCAGCATCATGAAGGTCGGCGTCTACGACGCGTCGCAGAAAGCTCGCCTGGCGACCAGCATTCAAAATGCGATCGCGTGGACCGAAAACCAAGCGGTGCAAGTCACCATCGAAGGCCAGCAGGCGCACGAGGGAACCTACGAACTAAATCCGCAAGAAGCGGTGATGTTCGACTTGGATGGCAAGCCCTGCTTACGAATCGTCAAAGCGGCTTCGACCGACGACGCTCTGCCGGGCGACATTGTTGAATTCACGCTTCGCTTCGACAACCTGGGCGATCAGCGAGTCGGCAATGTGACGATCATCGACAACTTATCGCCTCGCTTGGAACTGGTCGAAGGTTCTGCTCAGTGCAACATCGACGCCGAATTCATAACGCAGCCGAACGAGAAAGAATCGCTGATTCTCCGCTGGGAGATCAAGGACTCGCTCGAGGTCGGCGAAGGGGGCGTCTGCCGCTTCAAATGCCGCGTTCGCTAA
- a CDS encoding ABC transporter ATP-binding protein: MIETHDLTKKYGDFFAIKGIELDLKQGDVFGFIGPNGAGKTTTMRIIATLLNPTWGEAYVCGHSIYTNPKEIRRLVGYMPDFFGVYDDMKVIEYLEFFAAAYRIRGDKRRQVCDEMLNLVDLDFKRDAFANTLSRGQTQRLGLARVLLHDPQVLLLDEPASGLDPRARIEMRNLLKRLRDMGKTIIVSSHILPELADVCNKIGIIDRGVMSVNASVEEVMKQVRQKTVLHIGVAGDQEAAAKVLEGSEAVESIEPRPTYLMVTLKEGTSDYSDLPTWLIQAGHKLTLFREEEINLESAFMALTKGMGKKT; the protein is encoded by the coding sequence ATGATCGAAACTCACGACCTGACGAAAAAATACGGCGACTTCTTCGCGATCAAAGGGATCGAGCTCGACCTGAAGCAAGGGGACGTGTTCGGCTTCATCGGTCCCAACGGCGCCGGCAAGACGACCACGATGCGAATCATCGCGACGCTGCTCAACCCGACCTGGGGCGAAGCCTACGTCTGCGGCCATTCGATCTACACCAACCCGAAAGAAATCCGCCGCCTGGTCGGATACATGCCTGACTTCTTTGGCGTGTACGACGACATGAAGGTGATCGAGTACCTCGAGTTCTTCGCCGCCGCCTATCGCATTCGGGGCGACAAACGTCGCCAGGTTTGCGACGAAATGCTCAATCTGGTCGATCTCGACTTCAAACGCGACGCGTTCGCCAACACGCTCTCACGCGGGCAAACGCAACGACTCGGCTTGGCCCGCGTGCTGCTGCATGATCCGCAAGTGCTGCTGCTGGACGAACCGGCGAGCGGTCTTGATCCCCGGGCGCGGATCGAGATGCGCAACCTGCTGAAGCGGTTGCGCGACATGGGAAAAACGATCATCGTGTCGAGCCACATTCTGCCCGAATTGGCCGATGTTTGTAACAAGATCGGGATCATCGATCGCGGCGTGATGTCGGTCAACGCATCGGTCGAAGAAGTGATGAAGCAAGTCCGCCAAAAGACGGTGCTGCATATCGGCGTCGCCGGCGATCAGGAAGCGGCCGCCAAAGTCTTGGAAGGCTCCGAAGCGGTCGAGAGCATTGAGCCGCGTCCCACTTACCTGATGGTGACTTTGAAAGAGGGAACCAGCGACTACAGCGATCTGCCGACCTGGCTCATCCAAGCCGGACACAAGCTGACTCTCTTCCGTGAAGAAGAAATCAATCTGGAGTCGGCGTTTATGGCGCTGACCAAGGGAATGGGGAAGAAGACGTAG
- a CDS encoding TIM44-like domain-containing protein gives MRIARAIAVLFLLWGLILVPASDAWGRAGSGGSFSGGGGSFSGGGGSFSSGSGGGHGNIGPLIFFLLRHPVIGIPTIVIGVIFFFWFVMQANERQQRRFIHRSFNKLDHDFIDSCLAALQESDPSFDLQQFKQRAENAFGKIQRAWSEQDLAPIHAFVSDGVYERFSLQIAEQHELGYRNVIEDVRIQRMEPIEITASRNDQNAFEVISLRIHARGKDYRVDRTTGKMIPGSKNNESFSEVWTFLRRRGAQTKPQKAGLIEGNCPNCGASIQINQWDRCGSCESLLRSGEHDWVLSEITQSSVWKPNAGQGLNSATRYWISHDPGFNTHHLEDRASVIFTRKVTADRHGDLRPLNKVAHDIFCEMHRQVLEARERTFYTDCGVGAVDVIGVITDKHLDRALVEVRWSGRRNKKSGESQETSREPSTLRTMMVLARKHGVQTKIEKSVSSLQCPGCGAPESNAASHACEFCHMVLNDGASDWVLIDWLPYSANEARHLRKKANEGIETVIATIPNGPAFDEQGRPTFDQTSTMVVSQVVRQVSGSDLDRAQVNGRSLREFAKIDDVDLIAWVVQVAAADGKLDEKEQKLLKEVAKKHGVPLSRVQGMLTDAANGTLESPTPDHRASGVQWLTTMIDMALVDGHYDAREQKVIAATGKRIGLSDYDFARLLAKRKSELYRQAKMELQEQKKAANRRKIRKNYHPDE, from the coding sequence GTGCGTATTGCCCGTGCTATCGCCGTCCTCTTTTTGCTGTGGGGACTGATCCTGGTTCCCGCGTCCGATGCTTGGGGACGCGCCGGCAGCGGCGGATCGTTTTCTGGTGGCGGTGGTTCTTTTTCCGGCGGAGGCGGCAGTTTTTCTTCTGGTTCCGGCGGGGGCCACGGCAATATTGGTCCGCTCATCTTTTTTCTCTTGCGACATCCGGTCATCGGCATTCCCACGATAGTGATCGGGGTGATCTTCTTCTTTTGGTTTGTCATGCAGGCCAACGAGCGCCAGCAACGGCGATTTATTCATCGCTCGTTTAACAAACTGGATCATGACTTTATCGACTCTTGCCTGGCTGCGCTGCAAGAAAGCGATCCGTCGTTTGACCTGCAGCAGTTCAAGCAACGTGCCGAGAACGCGTTTGGCAAAATTCAACGCGCCTGGTCTGAACAAGATCTGGCGCCGATTCACGCGTTTGTTTCGGACGGCGTTTACGAACGTTTCTCGTTGCAAATTGCGGAACAGCACGAACTTGGCTATCGCAACGTGATCGAAGATGTGCGGATCCAGCGGATGGAGCCGATCGAAATCACCGCGAGCCGAAATGATCAAAACGCGTTTGAAGTGATCTCGCTGCGAATCCATGCGCGGGGAAAGGACTATCGAGTCGATCGTACGACCGGCAAGATGATCCCAGGCTCCAAAAACAACGAGTCATTTTCCGAGGTGTGGACTTTTCTGCGGCGCCGCGGAGCACAGACCAAGCCGCAAAAGGCGGGCCTGATCGAGGGAAATTGCCCCAACTGCGGCGCGTCGATTCAGATTAACCAATGGGATCGTTGCGGCTCGTGCGAAAGTTTGCTGCGTAGCGGCGAGCATGATTGGGTGCTAAGTGAAATCACGCAAAGCAGCGTCTGGAAACCGAACGCCGGGCAAGGGCTGAACAGCGCCACGCGCTATTGGATTTCGCATGATCCCGGCTTCAATACGCATCACTTGGAAGATCGAGCCAGCGTGATCTTCACGCGCAAAGTAACGGCCGATCGGCATGGCGATCTGCGCCCCTTGAATAAGGTGGCGCATGACATTTTCTGCGAAATGCATCGCCAGGTGCTCGAGGCGCGCGAGCGGACGTTCTATACCGATTGCGGCGTCGGCGCGGTCGACGTCATCGGCGTGATCACCGACAAGCATCTCGATCGCGCCTTGGTCGAGGTTCGTTGGTCGGGCCGTCGCAATAAGAAAAGTGGAGAGAGCCAAGAGACGTCGCGCGAGCCGAGCACGCTTCGCACGATGATGGTGCTGGCCCGCAAACATGGCGTGCAGACCAAGATCGAAAAGAGCGTCTCCTCGCTGCAATGTCCCGGTTGCGGAGCGCCGGAGTCGAACGCCGCATCGCATGCCTGCGAGTTCTGCCACATGGTGCTGAACGACGGCGCCAGCGACTGGGTGTTGATCGATTGGCTGCCGTATAGCGCCAATGAAGCCCGCCATTTGCGGAAAAAAGCGAACGAGGGAATCGAAACGGTGATCGCGACGATTCCCAACGGCCCCGCGTTTGACGAGCAAGGTCGTCCAACCTTCGACCAGACGTCCACCATGGTTGTCAGTCAAGTAGTTCGGCAGGTATCGGGAAGCGATTTGGATCGCGCCCAAGTGAATGGGCGCAGCTTGCGTGAATTCGCCAAGATTGACGATGTTGACTTGATCGCTTGGGTCGTGCAGGTCGCAGCGGCGGATGGCAAGCTCGACGAGAAAGAGCAAAAGCTGCTCAAGGAAGTCGCCAAAAAACATGGCGTACCGCTGAGCCGCGTCCAGGGAATGTTGACCGACGCCGCCAATGGAACGTTGGAATCGCCCACACCGGATCATCGCGCCTCAGGCGTCCAATGGTTGACGACGATGATCGACATGGCGCTGGTCGATGGTCACTATGACGCTCGCGAGCAAAAGGTAATCGCCGCGACCGGCAAACGAATTGGACTGTCTGACTATGACTTTGCGCGGCTGCTCGCCAAGCGCAAGTCCGAACTCTATCGTCAGGCGAAAATGGAACTGCAGGAGCAGAAGAAAGCCGCGAATCGGCGCAAGATTCGGAAGAATTATCATCCGGATGAGTAA